One segment of Desulfosudis oleivorans Hxd3 DNA contains the following:
- a CDS encoding DEAD/DEAH box helicase codes for MDRNGTISEYIQSLVASPRMAGEVVYHTALDPVPARMVRKPDWGVPEAACLSAILATEGLYAHQADAIGRVLSGENVVAATPTASGKTLIYNIPVLQRLKENPSARALYLYPLKALARDQLRALQETAGAAGMAEAVSAAIYDGDTTAWHRKKIRDNPPSVLMTNPDMLHLGLLPYHETWHTFFANLAFVVIDEIHTYRGVMGSHMAHVFRRLYRVCTHHGAAPLFVAGSATIANPEELAGQLTGRPTTAVTKSGAPRGKRHVVFMNPVTGPVATTIQLLRAALYRGLRTIVYTQSRKLAELISIWAEKKSPHAHQISSYRAGFLPDERREIERKLSAGELLAVISTSALELGIDIGDLDLCLLVGYPGSVMATWQRGGRVGRAGQESAMILIAGEDALDQYFMRNPGAFLSLPPEAAVINPDNPAIVEKHLVCAAAEHRLRVDEPFLQGAAMQRAVATLEKKGELLRSADGMYLFASRKRPHREVDLRGAGRSFKVICDQTGDHIGDIDGMRVFRDAHPGAVYLHMGQTHVVKNLDVGAMRVIVSRQPVNYYTKPRSTKDTEILETFQTKQVAGITVCTGRLRVTETITGYEKWRLYGKRRVSVEPLDLPPLVFETQGVWLAIPDRIQDAAESEYRHFMGGIHAIEHAVIGVLPIFVMCDRNDLGGISMTFHPQVGTPVIFIYDAVAGGIGLSRQAYEKVAEILGFTRNLISQCPCKTGCPACVHSPKCGSGNRPIDKACALYLLEQMARPPAAGARSRTRRAAAPVLQPARTIPPPVRTGDVRFGVFDIETQRSAAEVGGWHRADRMGISCVVLYDSATDTYDAFLENQVAAFIRRLSDFDLVVGFNNKRFDNQVLAGYSDADLSRLPTLDILEEVHKTLGYRLSLDSLAEITLGAKKSANGLQALIWWQQGEIDKIVEYCKKDVQITKDLYLYGKINGYLLFRNKAKQQVRLPVDW; via the coding sequence ATGGATAGAAACGGAACCATAAGTGAATATATTCAGTCTCTTGTAGCTTCACCGCGAATGGCCGGCGAGGTGGTTTACCACACCGCGCTGGATCCGGTGCCGGCCCGGATGGTTAGAAAGCCGGATTGGGGAGTGCCTGAGGCGGCCTGTCTTTCCGCCATACTGGCCACGGAAGGGCTGTATGCCCACCAGGCCGATGCCATTGGCCGGGTGTTGTCAGGAGAGAACGTGGTGGCGGCCACGCCCACGGCCAGCGGCAAGACCCTGATCTATAATATTCCCGTGCTCCAGCGGCTGAAGGAAAATCCGTCGGCCCGGGCCCTTTATCTCTATCCGCTCAAGGCCCTGGCCAGGGACCAGTTGCGGGCACTGCAGGAAACCGCCGGCGCCGCGGGCATGGCGGAGGCCGTGTCCGCGGCCATCTACGACGGTGACACCACGGCCTGGCACCGGAAAAAAATCAGAGACAACCCGCCCTCGGTGCTGATGACCAATCCGGACATGCTGCACCTGGGGCTGCTGCCCTATCATGAGACCTGGCATACTTTTTTTGCCAATCTTGCCTTTGTGGTCATTGACGAGATTCACACCTACCGGGGCGTGATGGGGTCTCACATGGCCCACGTGTTCCGCCGTCTCTATCGTGTCTGCACCCACCACGGCGCCGCCCCCCTGTTCGTGGCCGGGTCGGCCACCATTGCCAACCCGGAAGAGCTGGCCGGCCAGCTCACCGGCCGGCCGACAACGGCGGTCACAAAAAGCGGGGCCCCCAGGGGAAAACGTCACGTGGTGTTCATGAATCCGGTAACCGGTCCGGTGGCCACCACCATTCAACTGCTTCGGGCCGCCCTGTACCGGGGGCTTCGCACCATTGTCTACACCCAGTCCCGGAAGCTGGCCGAGCTGATATCCATCTGGGCGGAAAAGAAAAGCCCCCATGCCCATCAAATCAGCTCCTACCGGGCCGGGTTTCTGCCGGACGAGCGCCGGGAGATCGAGCGAAAGCTTTCCGCCGGCGAACTGCTGGCCGTGATATCCACCAGCGCCCTGGAACTGGGCATCGATATCGGAGACCTGGACCTCTGCCTGCTGGTGGGGTATCCGGGGTCAGTCATGGCTACATGGCAACGCGGGGGCAGGGTGGGGCGGGCCGGCCAGGAGTCGGCCATGATCCTGATTGCCGGGGAAGACGCCCTGGACCAGTATTTTATGCGCAATCCCGGGGCCTTTCTGAGCCTGCCCCCGGAGGCGGCGGTGATTAACCCGGACAACCCGGCCATTGTTGAAAAGCACCTGGTATGCGCCGCCGCCGAACACCGGTTGCGCGTGGATGAGCCTTTTCTGCAGGGGGCGGCCATGCAGCGGGCCGTCGCGACGCTGGAGAAAAAAGGGGAGCTGTTGCGCAGCGCCGACGGGATGTACCTGTTTGCGTCGCGAAAGCGGCCTCACCGGGAGGTCGACCTGCGGGGCGCGGGCCGTAGCTTCAAGGTGATCTGCGACCAGACCGGGGACCACATCGGCGACATCGACGGCATGCGGGTGTTCAGGGACGCCCATCCCGGCGCGGTTTATCTGCACATGGGCCAGACCCACGTGGTAAAAAATCTGGATGTCGGTGCCATGCGCGTGATTGTGTCCCGGCAGCCGGTCAATTACTACACCAAGCCCCGGTCCACCAAGGACACCGAGATTCTGGAAACCTTTCAGACAAAACAGGTGGCCGGCATCACGGTGTGCACGGGCCGCCTTCGCGTGACAGAAACCATCACCGGGTATGAGAAATGGCGGCTGTACGGAAAGCGGCGCGTGTCCGTGGAACCGCTGGACCTGCCGCCCCTTGTGTTTGAAACGCAAGGGGTGTGGCTGGCCATTCCCGACCGTATTCAGGACGCGGCAGAGAGTGAATACCGGCACTTCATGGGCGGGATTCACGCCATTGAGCATGCCGTCATCGGCGTGCTGCCCATCTTTGTGATGTGCGACAGAAACGACCTGGGCGGCATCTCCATGACCTTTCATCCCCAGGTCGGCACCCCGGTCATCTTTATCTACGATGCCGTGGCCGGGGGTATCGGCCTTAGCCGCCAGGCCTATGAAAAGGTGGCAGAGATTCTCGGCTTTACCCGCAACCTGATTTCCCAGTGTCCCTGCAAGACCGGGTGCCCCGCCTGTGTTCATTCGCCCAAGTGCGGCTCCGGCAACCGGCCCATTGACAAAGCCTGCGCCCTTTACCTGCTGGAACAGATGGCCCGGCCACCGGCAGCCGGTGCCCGGAGCCGGACACGACGGGCCGCGGCCCCGGTTTTGCAACCGGCCCGCACCATACCGCCGCCGGTTCGCACCGGAGATGTTCGGTTCGGCGTGTTCGATATCGAGACCCAGCGTTCTGCCGCAGAGGTGGGCGGCTGGCACCGGGCCGACCGCATGGGCATCAGCTGCGTGGTGCTGTACGATTCGGCCACGGATACCTATGACGCATTCCTGGAAAACCAGGTGGCGGCGTTTATTCGCCGGCTTTCTGATTTTGATCTGGTGGTGGGGTTTAACAACAAGCGGTTTGACAACCAGGTCCTGGCGGGCTACAGCGACGCCGATCTTTCCCGGCTACCCACCCTGGATATTTTAGAGGAGGTGCACAAGACCCTGGGCTACCGGCTTTCCCTCGATTCATTGGCAGAGATCACCCTGGGCGCGAAAAAAAGCGCCAACGGGCTGCAGGCACTGATCTGGTGGCAGCAGGGAGAGATCGACAAGATCGTTGAGTATTGCAAAAAGGATGTTCAGATCACAAAAGACCTCTACCTTTACGGCAAAATCAACGGCTACCTGCTGTTTCGCAACAAGGCCAAACAGCAGGTTCGCCTGCCTGTAGACTGGTAA
- a CDS encoding YfaZ family outer membrane protein: MIRRILTVCVVTVTLAITAVCAQAQSLSFDLGVSSDNIRANALVETEFEGATLYAGAGGLYIEDDFTLYNIKAGLKQSVFSPALVLGMGFKGVAGEAEIGHWDPDIAVVGFNLLGAFDFSKTTANVPVTLFADMVYAPDPLSFADCEQYIEYAAGVEFYVVNNGAIVAEYMKIDTDLERGGLEVDKSADSIYLGFKLKLGH; encoded by the coding sequence ATGATCAGACGTATACTGACGGTGTGTGTTGTCACGGTAACCCTTGCCATCACCGCGGTGTGTGCGCAGGCCCAGTCCCTGAGCTTTGACCTGGGCGTAAGTTCCGATAATATCCGGGCCAACGCTCTTGTGGAAACAGAGTTTGAAGGCGCCACCCTGTACGCCGGCGCCGGCGGGCTTTATATCGAAGACGATTTCACGCTTTACAACATCAAGGCCGGGCTCAAGCAGAGTGTCTTTTCTCCGGCCCTGGTCCTGGGAATGGGATTCAAGGGCGTGGCGGGCGAAGCCGAGATAGGCCACTGGGACCCGGATATTGCTGTTGTGGGCTTCAACCTGCTGGGCGCGTTTGATTTTTCAAAAACAACAGCCAACGTGCCGGTGACTCTTTTTGCCGACATGGTCTATGCCCCGGACCCTTTGAGCTTTGCCGACTGTGAACAGTACATTGAGTATGCCGCCGGCGTGGAGTTCTATGTTGTCAATAACGGGGCCATTGTGGCCGAGTACATGAAAATCGACACCGACCTGGAACGTGGGGGCCTGGAAGTTGACAAGTCAGCCGACTCCATTTACCTGGGGTTCAAGCTGAAGCTGGGCCATTGA
- a CDS encoding Mrp/NBP35 family ATP-binding protein, whose product MSNTQQGVPLCGTKQKQQQQQQRDPGAGIEESLARIKHKFIVMSGKGGVGKTSTSVNLALALADRGFKVGLMDVDIHGPDIPRMLGLTEMPGVTQERKMIPVPYSDNLSAISIESLSLSKDDAIIWRGPIKHTVIQQFIGDVAWGDLDFLIIDSPPGTGDEPLTVAQLILGAKAIIVTTPQEVALADIRKSINFCKTVKMEAFGLIENMSGFTCPHCGKTVDLFGSGGGERTAKDADINFLGRIPFDTNMVTCGDSGISYQSEYPDSPVTKAFASVAQAMADLVGK is encoded by the coding sequence ATGAGCAACACACAGCAGGGGGTTCCGCTTTGCGGAACCAAGCAGAAGCAGCAGCAACAGCAGCAACGGGACCCGGGGGCCGGCATTGAGGAATCCCTGGCCCGGATCAAGCACAAGTTCATCGTGATGAGCGGCAAGGGCGGCGTGGGCAAAACCAGCACGTCGGTCAACCTGGCCCTGGCCCTGGCCGACCGGGGATTCAAGGTGGGGCTGATGGATGTGGATATCCACGGCCCGGACATTCCCCGCATGCTGGGTCTCACTGAAATGCCCGGCGTGACACAGGAGCGGAAAATGATTCCGGTGCCCTATTCGGACAATCTTTCCGCCATTTCCATTGAGTCGCTGAGCCTGAGCAAGGATGACGCCATCATCTGGCGGGGGCCCATCAAGCACACCGTGATTCAGCAGTTTATCGGTGACGTGGCCTGGGGGGATCTTGATTTTCTGATCATTGACTCGCCGCCGGGCACCGGGGACGAACCCCTGACCGTGGCCCAGCTGATTCTAGGCGCAAAGGCCATTATTGTCACTACACCTCAGGAAGTGGCACTGGCCGACATCCGCAAGTCCATTAACTTCTGCAAGACCGTGAAGATGGAGGCCTTTGGCCTGATTGAAAACATGAGCGGATTTACCTGCCCCCATTGCGGCAAAACCGTTGACCTGTTCGGTTCCGGCGGGGGTGAGCGGACGGCCAAAGATGCGGACATTAATTTCCTCGGAAGAATTCCGTTTGACACGAATATGGTGACATGCGGGGACTCCGGCATTTCCTATCAGTCTGAATATCCGGATTCACCGGTGACAAAAGCCTTTGCCAGTGTGGCTCAGGCCATGGCCGATCTGGTGGGCAAGTAG
- a CDS encoding DUF134 domain-containing protein, producing the protein MPRPTKTRTVVSEPDVCYFKPRGVPLRMLREVGLTVDELEALMLADLQGLPHEEAGRHMNISRATFGRVVRKARKTVADALVNGMAIRIEGGNYLRTGPDGAVLFCGKCRQEWPVVSSGGTPHECPMCKKEEDKKAEK; encoded by the coding sequence ATGCCGAGACCTACGAAAACACGAACAGTTGTCTCTGAACCGGATGTCTGCTACTTCAAGCCCCGGGGGGTGCCTTTGCGCATGCTCAGGGAGGTGGGGCTGACCGTGGACGAGCTGGAGGCCCTGATGCTGGCTGACCTGCAGGGCCTTCCCCACGAGGAGGCGGGCCGGCACATGAATATCTCCAGGGCCACCTTCGGCCGGGTGGTGCGCAAGGCCCGGAAGACCGTGGCTGATGCCCTGGTCAACGGCATGGCCATTCGCATCGAGGGCGGCAACTATCTTCGCACCGGTCCGGACGGGGCCGTGCTTTTCTGCGGCAAATGCCGGCAGGAGTGGCCCGTTGTCTCAAGCGGCGGGACGCCCCATGAGTGTCCCATGTGCAAAAAGGAAGAAGATAAAAAGGCGGAAAAATAA